Proteins encoded together in one Vitis vinifera cultivar Pinot Noir 40024 chromosome 4, ASM3070453v1 window:
- the LOC100247855 gene encoding cold-regulated 413 plasma membrane protein 1 isoform X1 — protein sequence MKIVDTVAIAHALALAAYADAASASQSSSQQTFSSSTTGGRAAFQWGGTISATFLLILNQVGRRSSIQSSLLVLFLLTSFPAVLFNIVRGQIGRWFAFLAVAANLFFPRKFPVAGFILLVATPDWLANGLRDSIVGGVFCLLLGVCLVITEIRGIGGCSRCECNLLCFGFSVCISFLFFFTILYLCLGSW from the exons atgaaaattgtggaTACAGTGGCCATAGCCCATGCTCTCGCACTTGCTGCTTACGCTGATGCCGCTTCTGCTTCCCAATCTTCTTCCCAGCAAACATTCTCATCCTCCACGACTGGGGGTCGCGCCGCTTTTCAGTGGGGTGGAACCATATCTGCCAC ATTTTTGTTAATCTTGAATCAAGTAGGGCGGAGATCATCCATCCAAAGTTCCCTTTTGGTCCTCTTTCTTCTAACGAGTTTCCCTGCAGTGCTGTTTAACATTGTTAG GGGGCAAATTGGACGTTGGTTTGCATTTCTTGCCGTTGCAGCAAATCTCTTCTTCCCTCGGAAGTTTCCAG TTGCTGGTTTTATCCTATTGGTGGCCACTCCTGACTGGCTGGCTAATGGACTGCGTGATAGTATTGTGGGTGGTGTGTTTTGTCTCCTACTGGGAGTGTGTCTTGTGATAACAGAGATTCGAGGAATTGGAGGATGCAGCAGATGTGAATGTAATTTACTCTGCTTTGgtttttctgtttgtatctctttcctcttcttctttacaATATTGTATTTATGTTTGGGATCTTGGTAG
- the LOC100259809 gene encoding serine/threonine receptor-like kinase NFP yields MTVSLLSFVLLLFISSTNHITAQSPATPVTNFSCTTDSPASCQTYVIYRAQAPGFLDVGNISDLFGISRLSIAEASNLASEEARLSPDQLLLVPILCSCTGNHYFANITYKIKTDDSFYFVSVTVFENLTNYNAVEALNPGLEPTTLQVGVEVVFPLFCKCPSKSHSDKGINYLITYVWQPGDDVLLVGTNLKASPVDIRDENNNLNFSASVDQPVLIPVSQPPLLTQPERRASKGRWILALVLSTGALLIFLLVSLLVYTGLIRKKKTLDHSESSLETTDLIKVKKAPEDENFELKIIQDKLLPGVSGYLGKPIMYETKVIMEATMNLNEHYRIGGSVYRATINGQVVAVKKTKEDITEELRILQKVNHGNLVKLMGVSSDADGNRFLVYEFAENGSLDKWLHPKPSSPSSSVAFLTWSQRIQVALDVANGLQYMHEHTQPSVVHRDIRANNILLDSRFKAKIANFSMATPAMNSMMPKVDVFAFGVVLLELLSGKKAMQMRANGEIVMLWKDIREILEVEDKREDRIRRWMDPTLENFYPFDGALNLAGLARSCTQEKSSARPSMAEIAFNLSVLSQTSSETLERSWTQGFEPEETIQIINPVIAR; encoded by the coding sequence ATGACTGTCTCTCTCCTCTCCTTTGTCTTGCTTCTCTTCATTTCTTCAACCAACCATATCACAGCTCAATCACCAGCCACCCCAGTTACAAACTTCTCGTGCACCACAGACTCACCTGCCTCATGCCAAACATATGTCATCTACCGTGCTCAGGCACCTGGATTTTTGGACGTGGGAAATATATCTGATCTGTTTGGGATCAGTCGCTTATCAATTGCAGAAGCAAGCAATCTGGCTTCTGAGGAAGCTCGGTTGAGTCCAGACCAGCTTTTACTGGTACCTATCTTGTGTAGCTGCACTGGAAACCATTATTTTGCAAACATTACTTATAAGATCAAGACAGATGATAGCTTCTACTTCGTTTCAGTCACTGTGTTTGAAAATCTCACCAATTATAATGCAGTGGAAGCTTTGAACCCTGGTCTGGAACCGACCACCTTGCAGGTTGGTGTTGAAGTAGTCTTCCCTTTGTTCTGTAAGTGTCCATCGAAGTCACATTCGGATAAAGGCATCAACTATCTTATTACTTATGTGTGGCAACCTGGTGATGATGTATTGCTTGTGGGTACTAACTTGAAAGCATCCCCAGTTGATATCAGAGATGAAAATAACAATCTGAACTTTAGTGCTTCGGTGGACCAGCCAGTGTTGATCCCTGTTTCACAACCTCCACTTCTCACTCAGCCTGAAAGAAGGGCATCCAAAGGCAGGTGGATCCTTGCTTTGGTTTTGAGCACAGGAGctcttttaattttccttttggtgAGCCTGCTGGTCTACACTGGTTTGATCAGGAAAAAGAAGACTCTGGATCATTCAGAGTCCTCTTTGGAGACCACTGATCTCATTAAAGTGAAGAAAGCTCCAgaggatgaaaattttgagcTTAAGATCATACAGGATAAGCTACTTCCTGGGGTTTCAGGCTACCTTGGCAAGCCAATCATGTACGAGACTAAAGTCATTATGGAGGCAACAATGAACCTCAATGAACACTACAGGATTGGAGGATCAGTATACAGGGCCACAATCAATGGTCAGGTTGTTGCTgtaaagaaaaccaaagaagATATCACAGAGGAATTAAGGATACTGCAGAAAGTAAATCATGGGAATCTGGTCAAATTGATGGGCGTCTCATCCGATGCTGATGGGAATCGCTTCTTGGTTTATGAATTTGCTGAAAATGGTTCACTGGATAAGTGGTTGCACCCAAAGCCTTCTTCCCCTTCAAGCTCTGTAGCTTTCCTCACATGGAGCCAGAGGATACAGGTAGCCCTAGATGTGGCCAATGGCCTGCAATATATGCATGAGCATACTCAACCAAGCGTTGTTCACAGGGATATCAGAGCAAATAATATACTTCTAGACTCCAGGTTTAAGGCCAAGATCGCAAACTTCTCTATGGCTACACCTGCTATGAACTCTATGATGCCAAAAGTTGACGTTTTTGCTTTTGGGGTTGTTCTATTGGAGTTGCTTTCAGGGAAGAAAGCCATGCAAATGAGAGCCAATGGTGAGATTGTTATGCTGTGGAAGGATATAAGGGAGATCTTAGAAGTCGAAGACAAGAGAGAAGACAGGATAAGGAGGTGGATGGATCCAACATTGGAGAACTTTTATCCCTTTGATGGTGCTCTCAACTTGGCAGGGTTGGCAAGGTCATGCACACAGGAGAAGTCTTCAGCAAGGCCAAGCATGGCAGAAATCGCCTTTAATCTCTCTGTCCTCAGTCAGACATCTTCTGAAACCTTGGAAAGGTCCTGGACTCAGGGGTTTGAACCAGAAGAAACAATACAAATAATCAATCCGGTCATAGCTCGTTGA
- the LOC100247855 gene encoding cold-regulated 413 plasma membrane protein 1 isoform X2, which yields MKIVDTVAIAHALALAAYADAASASQSSSQQTFSSSTTGGRAAFQWGGTISATFLLILNQVGRRSSIQSSLLVLFLLTSFPAVLFNIVRGQIGRWFAFLAVAANLFFPRKFPVAGFILLVATPDWLANGLRDSIVGGVFCLLLGVCLVITEIRGIGGCSRCEWMEFL from the exons atgaaaattgtggaTACAGTGGCCATAGCCCATGCTCTCGCACTTGCTGCTTACGCTGATGCCGCTTCTGCTTCCCAATCTTCTTCCCAGCAAACATTCTCATCCTCCACGACTGGGGGTCGCGCCGCTTTTCAGTGGGGTGGAACCATATCTGCCAC ATTTTTGTTAATCTTGAATCAAGTAGGGCGGAGATCATCCATCCAAAGTTCCCTTTTGGTCCTCTTTCTTCTAACGAGTTTCCCTGCAGTGCTGTTTAACATTGTTAG GGGGCAAATTGGACGTTGGTTTGCATTTCTTGCCGTTGCAGCAAATCTCTTCTTCCCTCGGAAGTTTCCAG TTGCTGGTTTTATCCTATTGGTGGCCACTCCTGACTGGCTGGCTAATGGACTGCGTGATAGTATTGTGGGTGGTGTGTTTTGTCTCCTACTGGGAGTGTGTCTTGTGATAACAGAGATTCGAGGAATTGGAGGATGCAGCAGATGTGAAT GGATGGAGTTTCTCTAG
- the LOC100242712 gene encoding lysM domain receptor-like kinase 4, with the protein MAWLSFISVFTLSLISFSSSILAQQSYVGKGTTDCDNNNLTSVLGYACNGVNASCQAFLIFRSEPPYNDVSSISDLLGSDPSQLAQINSVDETATFETKKEVIVPVNCSCSGEFSQANTSYVVQHGDTYLLIANNTFEGLSTCQALRSQRTSLTTNIYTGTKLTVPLRCACPTKNQSDVGVKYLMSYLVASGDYVSSISVRFGVDTGMTLEANELSEQNPNIYPFTTLLIPLQNLPSSSQTIVPPPPPPPSPPPPTAVSSPSKSLKKTWVYVVVGVVAGSALVLLFGSVIFFKFFRKTRKKTDPIAISESFEACEKPLKEEQHEFLESISSIAQSLKVYKFEELQSATDNFSPNCRIKGSVYRGTIKGDLAAIKKMDGEVSNEIALLNKINHFNVIRLSGICFNDGHWYLVHEYAVNGPLTDWIYNNNDDSRFLVWMQRIQIALDVATGLNYLHSYTSPPYVHKDIKSGNVLLDSDFRAKIANFGLARSAEGQEGQFALTRHIIGTRGYMAPEYLENGLVSTKLDVYAFGVLMLEMLTGKEVAALYEGENMHLPDVLVAVLHEGDGKEKLRNFIDPSLSGNYPLELAIVMIRLIDSCLKKSPASRPDMVEIVQALSRTLTTSVAWELSNNVSGYQNSS; encoded by the coding sequence ATGGCTTGGCTATCCTTCATCTCTGTCTTTACTCTTTCTCTGATTTCTTTCTCTTCCTCCATTCTTGCTCAGCAATCATATGTGGGAAAGGGTACAACAGACTGCGACAACAATAATTTAACTTCTGTTCTTGGTTACGCCTGCAATGGTGTCAACGCTAGTTGCCAAGCTTTCCTTATCTTCAGATCTGAACCCCCATATAACGATGTTTCTTCCATATCTGATCTTCTGGGGTCTGACCCATCTCAGCTTGCCCAAATCAATTCAGTTGATGAGACTGCTACATTTGAAACAAAGAAAGAGGTCATTGTTCCAGTCAATTGCTCCTGTTCAGGTGAGTTCTCTCAGGCAAACACCTCTTATGTTGTTCAGCATGGAGATACCTACTTATTGATAGCAAATAACACCTTCGAAGGCCTCTCTACATGTCAAGCTCTCCGGAGTCAAAGAACTTCTCTAACTACTAATATATATACTGGTACAAAGCTTACTGTTCCTCTTAGGTGTGCTTGTCCTACCAAGAACCAAAGTGATGTGGGTGTCAAGTATCTCATGAGTTACTTGGTCGCTTCTGGTGATTATGTTTCAAGCATTAGTGTGAGATTTGGTGTGGATACTGGAATGACTCTTGAAGCTAATGAGCTTTCTGAGCAAAACCCCAACATTTATCCCTTTACTACCCTTCTAATTCCCCTGCAAAATCTGCCCTCAAGTTCCCAAACTATAGtgccgccgccgccgccgccacCATCACCTCCACCTCCAACTGCTGTATCGTCCCCAAGTAAAAGCTTGAAGAAAACATGGGTTTATGTCGTTGTTGGAGTTGTTGCCGGAAGTGCTCTTGTATTGCTGTTTGGCTCtgttattttcttcaaattctttagGAAAACTAGGAAGAAAACTGATCCAATTGCTATCTCAGAGAGCTTTGAGGCATGTGAGAAACCACTTAAGGAGGAACAGCATGAGTTCTTGGAGAGTATATCTAGCATAGCACAATCCCTCAAAGTTTACAAATTTGAAGAACTACAATCTGCAACTGATAATTTCAGCCCCAATTGTAGGATAAAGGGGTCTGTTTACCGTGGCACGATTAAAGGGGATTTGGCTGCCATAAAGAAAATGGATGGAGAGGTGTCAAATGAAATAGCTTTACTAAACAAGATCAACCATTTCAATGTCATCCGCCTCTCTGGCATTTGTTTTAATGATGGGCATTGGTACCTCGTCCATGAGTATGCTGTTAATGGACCCTTGACTGATTGGATCTATAACAACAATGATGACAGCAGGTTTTTAGTTTGGATGCAGAGAATTCAAATTGCTTTGGATGTGGCCACAGGGCTTAACTATCTCCATAGCTATACCAGCCCTCCCTATGTCCACAAGGACATAAAAAGCGGTAATGTGCTTCTTGATAGTGACTTCAGGGCTAAGATTGCTAACTTCGGTTTAGCAAGGTCAGCAGAGGGGCAGGAGGGTCAGTTTGCCTTAACCAGGCATATCATTGGGACAAGAGGTTACATGGCACCAGAGTATCTGGAGAATGGTTTGGTCTCCACAAAGCTTGATGTTTATGCATTTGGGGTTCTCATGCTGGAGATGCTTACAGGGAAAGAAGTTGCTGCATTATATGAAGGTGAGAACATGCACCTACCAGATGTCTTAGTTGCTGTGCTCCATGAGGGAGATGGAAAGGAGAAGTTGAGGAACTTCATTGATCCTTCCCTGAGTGGGAATTATCCTTTGGAACTTGCCATTGTTATGATCAGATTGATAGATAGCTGCTTAAAGAAATCTCCAGCAAGTCGCCCAGATATGGTTGAGATAGTGCAAGCCCTGTCAAGAACCTTGACCACTTCAGTGGCCTGGGAATTGTCTAATAATGTCTCAGGATACCAAAATTCCAGTTAG
- the LOC100264999 gene encoding lysM domain receptor-like kinase 4: protein MRSSNSTKMASPSFFSVFTLSLICCFSLILAQQSYLGLGTADCYNNNYTTVLGYTCNGVNTTCQTYLIFRSESPYNNVSSISDLLASDPSQLAQINSVTETATFDTNKEVIVPVNCSCSGNYSQTNTSYVVKNGDYPLWIANNTFQGLSTCQALLNQNPSVSATNLNPGTSITVPLRCACPTKAQSDAGVKYLMSYLVAYGDTVSAISGRFGVDTERTLEANELSEQDTINPFTTLLIPLQNPPSSSQTIVPPPPPPPPPPPSAVSSPSGSSKKTWVYVIVGVAAGVVLLLFFGYVIFVKFFRKTKKKNDQIAVSESFKPLEKPLKVEEHEFFESISSMAQSVKVYKFEELQSATDNFSPSCLIKGSVYRGTIKGDLAAIKKMDGNVSNEIALLSKINHFNVIRLSGICFNDGHWYLVHEYAVNGSLSDWIYYNNNDRRFLVWTQRIQIALDVATGLNYLHIHVSPSYIHKDMKSNNVLLDGDFRAKIANFDQARSAEGQEGQFALTRHIVGTKGYMAPEYLENGLISTKLDVYAFGVLMLEIFTGKEVAALYGGESIHLSEVLAAVLHEDDGKEKLGDFIDPSLDGNYPPELAIFMIRLIDSCLTKAPAGRPDMDEIVQSLSRILASSQAWESSNNGAG from the coding sequence ATGAGATCTTCCAATTCAACCAAAATGGCCTCTCCATCTTTCTTCTCCGTCTTCACTCTCTCCCTGATTTGTTGCTTTTCCTTGATTCTTGCTCAGCAGTCTTACCTCGGCCTGGGCACAGCAGACTgttacaataataattatactACTGTTCTTGGTTACACCTGTAATGGTGTAAACACCACCTGCCAAACTTACCTCATCTTCAGATCAGAATCCCCATATAACAATGTTTCTTCCATCTCTGATCTCTTGGCTTCTGACCCATCTCAGCTCGCTCAAATCAATTCAGTAACTGAGACTGCTACTTTTGACACAAACAAGGAGGTGATTGTTCCTGTCAACTGCTCTTGTTCAGGTAACTACTCTCAGACAAACACATCTTATGTTGTTAAAAATGGAGACTATCCCTTATGGATTGCAAACAATACTTTCCAAGGCCTCTCAACCTGTCAGGCTCTCCTAAACCAAAACCCTTCTGTAAGTGCTACAAATCTAAATCCTGGTACTTCAATTACTGTTCCTCTCAGGTGTGCTTGTCCAACAAAGGCCCAAAGCGATGCGGGTGTCAAGTATCTAATGAGTTACCTGGTCGCTTATGGTGATACTGTTTCAGCTATAAGTGGGAGGTTTGGTGTCGATACTGAAAGGACTCTTGAAGCTAATGAGCTTTCTGAGCAAGACACCATTAATCCTTTTACTACCCTTCTAATTCCTCTGCAAAATCCACCTTCAAGCTCCCAAACCATAGTGCCACCACCACCGCCACCGCCACCTCCACCTCCATCTGCTGTATCTTCCCCCAGTGGAAGTTCAAAGAAGACATGGGTGTATGTTATTGTTGGAGTTGCTGCAGGAGTTGTTCTTCTTTTGTTCTTTGGCTATGTCATTTTCGTAAAATTCTTCAGAAAAACcaagaagaaaaatgatcaaattgCTGTCTCAGAGAGCTTTAAACCACTTGAAAAACCCCTCAAGGTGGAAGAACATGAGTTCTTCGAAAGTATATCCAGCATGGCACAATCCGTCAAAGTTTACAAATTTGAGGAACTACAATCTGCAACTGACAATTTCAGCCCAAGTTGTCTGATTAAGGGATCTGTTTATCGTGGCACAATTAAAGGGGATTTGGCTGCCATTAAGAAAATGGATGGAAATGTGTCAAACGAAATAGCTTTACTAAGCAAGATCAACCATTTTAATGTCATCCGCCTCTCTGGCATTTGTTTTAATGATGGGCATTGGTATCTAGTTCATGAGTATGCTGTTAATGGATCCTTGAGTGATTGGATCTATTACAACAACAATGATAGGAGATTCTTGGTTTGGACGCAGAGAATTCAGATTGCTTTGGATGTGGCCACAGGGCTTAACTATCTCCATATACATGTCAGCCCTTCTTATATCCACAAGGATATGAAAAGTAATAATGTGCTTCTCGATGGGGATTTCAGGGCTAAGATTGCTAACTTTGATCAGGCAAGGTCAGCAGAGGGGCAGGAAGGTCAGTTTGCCTTGACGAGGCACATCGTTGGGACAAAGGGTTACATGGCTCCAGAGTATCTGGAGAATGGTTTGATCTCCACAAAGCTCGATGTCTATGCGTTTGGGGTTCTCATGCTGGAGATATTTACTGGGAAAGAAGTTGCCGCTCTATATGGAGGGGAAAGCATACACTTATCAGAGGTCTTGGCTGCTGTGCTTCATGAGGATGACGGAAAGGAGAAATTGGGGGACTTCATAGATCCGTCTTTAGATGGGAATTATCCTCCAGAACTTGCCATTTTTATGATCAGATTGATAGATAGCTGCTTAACGAAAGCTCCAGCAGGTCGCCCAGACATGGATGAGATAGTGCAATCCCTATCAAGAATCTTGGCCTCTTCACAAGCCTGGGAATCGTCTAATAATGGTGCAGGATAA